A part of Micromonospora chersina genomic DNA contains:
- the cutA gene encoding divalent-cation tolerance protein CutA yields MEQICVVTTVVDARSVADVLAAAAVAGRLAACAQVGGQVDSTYWWQSAIQTTAEWSVQFKTAPDRVDALVDQLRANHPYEVPEILVTRVESGNPDYAAWVHDHSRP; encoded by the coding sequence GTGGAGCAGATCTGCGTGGTGACGACGGTGGTGGACGCCCGCTCGGTCGCGGACGTGCTGGCGGCCGCGGCCGTCGCCGGCCGGCTGGCGGCGTGCGCCCAGGTCGGCGGGCAGGTGGACAGCACCTACTGGTGGCAGTCGGCGATCCAGACCACCGCCGAGTGGTCGGTCCAGTTCAAGACCGCGCCGGACCGGGTGGACGCGCTCGTCGACCAGCTTCGCGCCAACCACCCGTACGAGGTGCCGGAGATCCTGGTCACCCGGGTGGAGAGCGGCAACCCGGACTACGCGGCCTGGGTGCACGACCACAGCCGCCCCTAG
- a CDS encoding SCO7613 C-terminal domain-containing membrane protein — protein MENTGYPCPGCGAPADLASGCPGCGRPPYPPAAEVVTLDREIAGLTPRVEAARIAYQELSGRLSTARQRRAELAARIRLEIPAPRPVAPAPPVRPQPAPVPVRPGGAETSTRAVQSLLFVLGGLLLGTAAVVFTAVAWAAFGIAGRALILLAFTALALAAPLVARTRGLRGTAETFAAVGLLLVLLDGYAAWSVDLFGVAGWPGSRYAALVGGIGASVAAGYARLSRLTVPWFAALLTAQPVLPLAAVAAEPSPAGWALVLTAVALGDLVVVVALRGRVARNAPSAVLAGWVLAWVGHGVALALAAGCALVPLVLGRAAGTPLLAGGPLLVVALALFAGALAAGGRTHRLVSAGLLVPVVATALIRPVAALRPGLLLLAAGIVVVALAGAVRALPAGLRTGPRLGAFLVAAGLGQVATVLTGLVAAATAAAALPPWQGGRTAEVPSWGWQLPVAVLLTAGAVALLAPRVGRPLVGVVGGALAVLAAPAVTATPWPLVLVADLAAATALLLVVVARPRRRNPTVVVTALTAAVLLGHALLVGCAAPAGAGAVLAVLAVLGAVVAAQGRRGRGAQPVIAGVALAVALLAVPAGVAVALLGLGAPAWWQLRAGTAAVALPVAAVLAVRRHWPDLHGYASAGLAVALAAVGLGPLVVPGAESMALYAAVGALLALAAGGGARPGPAPEAAGVALAGLALLAAAPVALAVLLDLPVRPWSGVPAVEPVPGAARAGLVLVLLGAVAAAYARIATPGRRAAADAPTWWLPALAALPFGAVAVPVLLAAAGAPWPVVPGLVFGAGVAALLLAALAGPRPAALPVLLPLGVVLTAPGLGGLLATRAGTLAGLGVLVVAAAVAGAAGRPAEVRLVGWLGAVAAATGFAVTAALAGGLPLRTAGFAVLAVAAVTLHATPTLRTRTARAGGPAGALALEAAAQAVALLGLLLTVGALRHAAAVCVLWGLAVAVRVLRRGETPARRWGFAAVAGGSELLGGWLLLAAGGVTVLEAYTLPAAALALGAGLLALRSRPGLNSWLALGPGLGAALLPSLVSVLAAPDPQPARRLALGLVALGAVLGGATRRWQAPVLLGAATLVPLALHELARGWDLLPRWIFLGLGGLALIALAATYERRRRDLARLRAAVGGMR, from the coding sequence GTGGAGAACACCGGCTACCCCTGCCCCGGCTGCGGCGCCCCCGCCGACCTCGCCTCCGGCTGTCCCGGCTGCGGCCGGCCGCCGTACCCGCCCGCCGCCGAGGTCGTCACGCTGGACCGGGAGATCGCCGGGCTGACGCCGCGGGTCGAGGCGGCCCGGATCGCGTACCAGGAGCTGTCCGGCCGGCTGTCGACGGCCCGGCAGCGGCGCGCCGAACTGGCCGCCCGGATCCGCCTGGAGATCCCGGCGCCGCGCCCGGTCGCGCCCGCGCCGCCGGTGCGCCCGCAGCCGGCCCCCGTCCCGGTACGCCCCGGCGGGGCGGAGACCTCCACCCGCGCGGTGCAGAGCCTGCTCTTCGTCCTCGGTGGACTGCTGCTCGGCACCGCGGCGGTGGTCTTCACGGCGGTCGCCTGGGCCGCGTTCGGGATCGCCGGGCGGGCGCTGATCCTGCTCGCCTTCACCGCCCTCGCCCTCGCCGCGCCCCTGGTGGCCCGGACGCGCGGGCTGCGCGGCACGGCCGAGACGTTCGCCGCCGTGGGCCTGCTCCTGGTGCTCCTCGACGGGTACGCCGCCTGGTCGGTGGACCTGTTCGGGGTGGCCGGCTGGCCGGGCAGCCGGTACGCCGCGCTGGTCGGGGGGATCGGCGCGTCGGTCGCGGCCGGGTACGCGCGGCTGAGCCGGCTGACCGTGCCCTGGTTCGCGGCGCTGCTGACCGCCCAGCCGGTGCTGCCCCTGGCCGCGGTGGCCGCCGAGCCGTCCCCGGCCGGCTGGGCGCTGGTCCTGACCGCGGTGGCGCTGGGCGACCTCGTGGTGGTGGTCGCCCTGCGCGGCCGGGTCGCCCGGAACGCGCCGTCCGCGGTGCTCGCCGGCTGGGTGCTCGCCTGGGTCGGCCACGGCGTCGCGCTCGCCCTGGCGGCCGGCTGCGCGCTCGTGCCCCTGGTCCTCGGGCGGGCGGCCGGCACGCCGCTGCTGGCCGGCGGCCCGCTGCTGGTGGTGGCGCTCGCCCTGTTCGCCGGCGCGCTGGCGGCGGGCGGCCGTACCCACCGGCTGGTCAGCGCCGGGCTGCTGGTGCCGGTCGTGGCCACCGCGCTGATCCGGCCGGTCGCCGCGCTGCGCCCCGGGTTGCTGCTGCTCGCCGCGGGCATCGTGGTGGTCGCGCTGGCCGGCGCGGTCCGGGCGCTTCCGGCGGGGCTGCGGACCGGCCCCCGGCTCGGCGCCTTCCTGGTGGCCGCCGGCCTGGGCCAGGTCGCCACCGTCCTCACCGGGCTGGTCGCCGCGGCCACCGCGGCCGCCGCCCTCCCGCCCTGGCAGGGCGGCCGGACCGCCGAGGTCCCGTCCTGGGGATGGCAGCTCCCGGTGGCCGTGCTGCTCACCGCCGGGGCCGTCGCCCTGCTGGCGCCCCGGGTCGGCCGCCCGCTGGTCGGGGTGGTCGGTGGCGCCCTGGCCGTGCTGGCCGCGCCGGCCGTGACGGCCACCCCGTGGCCGCTGGTGCTGGTCGCCGACCTGGCGGCGGCCACCGCGCTGCTGCTGGTGGTGGTCGCCCGGCCGCGCCGGCGGAACCCGACAGTGGTGGTCACCGCGCTCACCGCGGCCGTCCTGCTCGGGCACGCCCTGCTGGTCGGCTGCGCCGCGCCGGCCGGCGCGGGCGCGGTGCTCGCCGTCCTGGCCGTGCTCGGCGCCGTCGTGGCGGCGCAGGGCCGCCGGGGCCGGGGCGCGCAGCCGGTCATCGCCGGCGTGGCGCTGGCCGTGGCGCTGCTCGCCGTGCCCGCCGGGGTGGCCGTCGCGCTGCTCGGCCTGGGCGCGCCGGCCTGGTGGCAGCTCCGCGCCGGGACGGCCGCCGTCGCGCTGCCGGTGGCCGCCGTCCTCGCCGTCCGTCGCCACTGGCCCGACCTGCACGGGTACGCCTCGGCCGGCCTCGCCGTCGCCCTCGCGGCGGTCGGTCTCGGGCCGCTTGTCGTGCCGGGTGCGGAGTCCATGGCGCTCTACGCCGCCGTCGGCGCGCTGCTGGCGCTGGCCGCCGGAGGCGGCGCCCGGCCCGGTCCCGCCCCGGAGGCGGCCGGGGTCGCGCTGGCCGGCCTGGCGCTCCTCGCCGCCGCCCCGGTCGCCCTCGCGGTGCTGCTGGACCTGCCCGTCCGGCCCTGGTCCGGGGTGCCCGCCGTCGAGCCCGTGCCGGGGGCGGCCCGCGCCGGGCTGGTGCTGGTGCTGCTCGGGGCGGTCGCGGCGGCGTACGCCCGGATCGCGACGCCGGGCCGCCGCGCCGCGGCGGACGCGCCGACCTGGTGGCTGCCCGCGCTGGCCGCGCTGCCGTTCGGCGCGGTGGCCGTGCCGGTGCTGCTGGCGGCGGCCGGCGCGCCCTGGCCGGTGGTGCCCGGCCTGGTCTTCGGGGCCGGGGTGGCCGCGCTGCTGCTGGCCGCGCTGGCGGGTCCGCGCCCGGCGGCGCTGCCGGTCCTGCTGCCGCTGGGGGTCGTCCTCACCGCCCCCGGGCTCGGTGGCCTCCTCGCCACCCGGGCCGGGACCCTGGCCGGGCTGGGCGTGCTGGTCGTCGCGGCCGCCGTGGCGGGGGCGGCCGGCCGGCCGGCCGAGGTCCGGCTCGTCGGCTGGCTGGGCGCCGTGGCGGCGGCCACCGGTTTCGCGGTCACCGCGGCGCTGGCCGGCGGGCTGCCGCTGCGTACCGCCGGGTTCGCGGTGCTGGCCGTCGCGGCGGTGACCCTGCACGCCACGCCGACCCTGCGAACCCGCACCGCCCGCGCGGGCGGGCCGGCAGGGGCCCTGGCGCTGGAGGCGGCGGCACAGGCGGTCGCCCTGCTGGGGCTGCTGCTCACCGTCGGCGCGCTGCGGCACGCGGCGGCGGTCTGCGTGCTGTGGGGCCTGGCCGTGGCGGTCCGGGTGCTGCGCCGGGGCGAGACGCCGGCCCGGCGGTGGGGCTTCGCCGCGGTCGCGGGCGGCAGCGAACTGCTCGGCGGGTGGCTGCTGCTGGCCGCGGGCGGGGTGACGGTGCTGGAGGCGTACACCCTGCCGGCGGCGGCGCTCGCCCTCGGCGCGGGCCTGCTGGCGCTGCGGTCCCGGCCCGGGCTGAACAGCTGGCTGGCGCTCGGCCCCGGCCTCGGCGCGGCGCTGCTGCCGAGCCTCGTCTCGGTGCTGGCCGCGCCGGACCCGCAGCCGGCCCGCCGGCTCGCCCTCGGCCTCGTGGCGCTCGGCGCGGTGCTCGGTGGTGCGACCCGGCGCTGGCAGGCACCGGTCCTGCTGGGCGCGGCGACCCTGGTCCCGCTGGCCCTGCACGAGCTGGCCCGGGGCTGGGACCTGCTGCCCCGCTGGATCTTCCTGGGCCTGGGCGGCCTGGCGCTGATCGCCCTCGCCGCCACCTACGAGCGGCGCCGGCGGGACCTGGCCCGGCTCCGGGCCGCCGTGGGCGGGATGAGGTAG
- a CDS encoding fatty acid desaturase family protein — translation MTSSTLTAPAARRGSDYARLSRRVAAAGLFDRRPGRYAARIGITLGAFLAGWAVVVAVGDSWWQLPLAALMAVATTQVAFLGHDAGHRQMFRRRGPSEVAGLVAGNLAVGLSYGWWVDKHNRHHANPNHADEDPDVGAGALVWTYEQATATRGLSRWMARRQAWLFFPLLLLEGLALHVASVRALVGREPDGRWRTPVRHRAVEGLLLAAHAVGYLGLLFAVMSPGRALLFAAVHQGLWGLYMGCAFAPNHKGMPMPTAEDDLDFLRKQVLTSRNVRGGRFVDVALGALNYQIEHHLFPNMPRANLRRARPIVRAYCAEQGIPYVETGLFESYRQALAHLHEVGRPLRRG, via the coding sequence ATGACCTCATCGACGTTGACGGCGCCGGCGGCGCGGCGGGGCAGCGACTACGCGCGGCTGTCCCGCCGGGTCGCCGCCGCGGGCCTGTTCGACAGGCGACCCGGCCGGTACGCGGCCCGGATCGGGATCACCCTGGGCGCCTTCCTGGCCGGCTGGGCCGTGGTGGTGGCGGTGGGCGACTCCTGGTGGCAGCTGCCGCTGGCGGCGCTCATGGCGGTGGCCACCACCCAGGTGGCGTTCCTCGGGCACGACGCCGGCCACCGGCAGATGTTCCGCCGGCGCGGCCCCAGTGAGGTCGCCGGCCTGGTCGCCGGGAACCTCGCGGTCGGGCTGAGCTACGGCTGGTGGGTGGACAAGCACAACCGGCACCACGCCAACCCCAACCACGCCGACGAGGACCCCGACGTGGGGGCGGGCGCGCTGGTCTGGACGTACGAGCAGGCGACGGCGACCCGGGGCCTGAGCCGGTGGATGGCCCGGCGGCAGGCGTGGCTGTTCTTCCCGCTGCTGCTGCTGGAGGGGCTGGCGCTGCACGTGGCCAGCGTGCGGGCGCTGGTCGGCCGGGAGCCGGACGGCCGGTGGCGCACCCCGGTCCGGCACCGCGCCGTGGAGGGGCTGCTGCTCGCGGCGCACGCGGTCGGCTACCTCGGCCTGCTGTTCGCCGTGATGTCGCCCGGCCGGGCGCTGCTCTTCGCGGCCGTCCACCAGGGGCTGTGGGGCCTCTACATGGGTTGTGCCTTCGCCCCGAACCACAAGGGGATGCCGATGCCCACCGCCGAGGACGACCTCGACTTCCTGCGCAAGCAGGTGCTCACCTCGCGCAACGTGCGTGGCGGGCGGTTCGTCGACGTGGCGCTGGGCGCGCTCAACTACCAGATCGAGCACCACCTCTTCCCGAACATGCCCCGGGCCAACCTGCGGCGGGCCCGGCCGATCGTCCGCGCCTACTGCGCCGAGCAGGGCATCCCGTACGTGGAGACCGGCCTGTTCGAGTCGTACCGGCAGGCGCTCGCGCACCTGCACGAGGTGGGCCGCCCGCTGCGTCGGGGTTGA
- a CDS encoding FHA domain-containing protein, producing the protein MRFEISKVLDAIEGRVCTDPSLARAVVDLAEVIRWQDLDGGRPASLLRLGMVIDALSRQLEEDSVPVYAIVHRALLSDADLTSNERMVVRRWADDGLVEVLDQPGDRMLEVADLLGLPVLSRVRFDGLGGRWPWLGQAGRVLAPVPGAGGPVFIAHVGGGQTPASGSRSPAGAKLLARQWRCPEPGCALFGGGGGGGAFADLARVDRAPAGQPPPTLRNGVPSCPRHGTRLGDAGPRPRTAVLAVRIGGLVRRRFVLTETQPVLVGRAPDANGGVVLGQWLNDEARRWISRNHVRFELRVGEVIVTDTSTNGSGVRPGGSMAEPDRIPLAPQQSRVLGDGDLVELYPGVQIGRADEVTSDAKFSPTSVMAEAPTMAMRLPRP; encoded by the coding sequence ATGAGATTCGAGATCAGCAAGGTGCTCGACGCGATCGAGGGTCGGGTGTGCACCGATCCCTCGCTGGCCCGGGCGGTGGTCGACCTGGCCGAGGTGATCCGCTGGCAGGACCTGGACGGCGGGCGGCCGGCCAGCCTGCTGCGGCTCGGCATGGTGATCGACGCGCTGTCCCGGCAGTTGGAGGAGGACAGCGTCCCGGTCTACGCGATCGTGCACCGGGCCCTGCTCTCCGACGCGGACCTGACCTCCAACGAGCGGATGGTGGTCCGGCGCTGGGCCGACGACGGGTTGGTCGAGGTGCTCGACCAGCCGGGGGACCGGATGCTGGAGGTGGCCGACCTGCTCGGCCTGCCGGTGCTCAGCCGGGTCCGGTTCGACGGGCTGGGCGGCCGCTGGCCGTGGCTCGGCCAGGCCGGCCGGGTGCTCGCCCCGGTGCCCGGCGCCGGCGGCCCGGTCTTCATCGCGCACGTCGGCGGCGGGCAGACCCCGGCCTCCGGCAGCCGCTCGCCGGCCGGCGCGAAACTGCTCGCCCGGCAGTGGCGCTGCCCCGAGCCGGGCTGCGCGCTGTTCGGCGGCGGTGGGGGCGGAGGCGCCTTCGCCGACCTGGCCCGGGTGGACCGCGCCCCGGCCGGGCAGCCGCCACCCACGCTGCGCAACGGCGTGCCCAGCTGCCCCCGGCACGGCACCCGGCTCGGCGACGCCGGGCCGCGGCCGCGTACCGCGGTGCTGGCCGTGCGGATCGGCGGGCTGGTCCGGCGGCGGTTCGTGCTCACCGAGACCCAGCCGGTGCTGGTCGGGCGGGCGCCGGACGCGAACGGCGGCGTCGTGCTCGGCCAGTGGCTCAACGACGAGGCGCGGCGCTGGATCAGCCGCAACCACGTCCGGTTCGAACTGCGGGTGGGCGAGGTGATCGTGACCGACACCAGCACCAACGGCTCGGGTGTGCGGCCGGGCGGCTCGATGGCCGAGCCGGACCGGATCCCGCTGGCCCCGCAGCAGTCCCGGGTGCTGGGCGACGGCGACCTCGTCGAGCTCTACCCGGGCGTGCAGATCGGCCGCGCCGACGAGGTGACAAGCGACGCGAAGTTCAGCCCGACCTCGGTGATGGCCGAGGCGCCGACCATGGCGATGCGGCTGCCGCGTCCCTGA
- the rocD gene encoding ornithine--oxo-acid transaminase, which yields MIDDMLRTPSAVRDAERHTAHNYHPLPVVISSAEGSWLTDVDGRRYLDCLAGYSALNFGHRHPKLIEAAHAQLDRLTLTSRAFIHDQFADFCRELAALCGKDLVLPMNTGAEAVETGIKVARKWGYQVKGVTPGQANIVVAEGNFHGRTTTIVSFSTDEDARADFGPYTPGFTVVPYGDLAALTAAIDENTVAVLLEPIQGEQGVVVPPEGYLPGVRQVCTDRNVLFIADEIQSGLGRTGATFACEHEGVVPDMYLLGKALGGGIVPVSAVAANADVLGVLKPGQHGSTFGGNPLACAVATEVVRLLATGEFQRRSAELGERLHAGLRGLVGKGLVAVRGRGLWAGLDIDPALMTGREACERLMERGVLAKDTHGSTIRLAPPLVITEEEIDHAVAQLAAVLAG from the coding sequence ATCATCGACGACATGCTGCGGACGCCCTCCGCGGTACGGGACGCGGAGCGTCACACGGCGCACAACTACCACCCGCTGCCCGTGGTGATCTCGTCGGCCGAGGGCTCCTGGCTGACCGACGTGGACGGCCGGCGCTACCTGGACTGCCTGGCCGGCTACTCGGCGCTGAACTTCGGCCACCGGCACCCGAAGCTGATCGAGGCCGCGCACGCGCAGCTCGACCGGCTCACCCTGACCAGCCGCGCGTTCATCCACGACCAGTTCGCCGACTTCTGCCGCGAGCTGGCCGCGCTCTGCGGCAAGGACCTGGTCCTGCCGATGAACACCGGCGCCGAGGCGGTGGAGACCGGCATCAAGGTCGCCCGCAAGTGGGGCTACCAGGTCAAGGGCGTCACCCCGGGCCAGGCCAACATCGTGGTCGCCGAGGGGAACTTCCACGGCCGGACCACCACCATCGTCAGCTTCTCCACCGACGAGGACGCGCGCGCCGACTTCGGGCCGTACACGCCGGGCTTCACCGTGGTCCCCTACGGCGACCTGGCCGCGCTGACCGCCGCGATCGACGAGAACACCGTGGCCGTGCTGCTGGAGCCGATCCAGGGCGAGCAGGGCGTCGTGGTGCCGCCGGAGGGCTACCTGCCGGGCGTCCGCCAGGTCTGCACCGACCGGAACGTGCTCTTCATCGCCGACGAGATCCAGTCGGGCCTGGGTCGCACCGGCGCCACCTTCGCCTGCGAGCACGAGGGCGTCGTCCCGGACATGTACCTGCTGGGCAAGGCGCTCGGCGGCGGCATCGTGCCGGTCTCGGCGGTCGCCGCGAACGCCGACGTGCTCGGGGTGCTCAAGCCGGGCCAGCACGGCTCGACCTTCGGCGGCAACCCGCTGGCCTGCGCGGTCGCCACCGAGGTGGTCCGGCTGCTGGCCACCGGCGAGTTCCAGCGCCGCTCGGCCGAGCTGGGCGAGCGGCTGCACGCCGGCCTGCGCGGGCTGGTGGGCAAGGGCCTGGTGGCGGTCCGGGGCCGGGGCCTCTGGGCCGGCCTGGACATCGACCCGGCGCTCATGACCGGCCGGGAGGCCTGCGAGCGGCTGATGGAGCGCGGCGTCCTGGCCAAGGACACCCACGGCTCGACCATCCGGCTCGCCCCGCCGCTGGTGATCACCGAGGAGGAGATCGACCACGCGGTGGCGCAGCTCGCCGCCGTGCTGGCCGGCTGA